The Nitrospiria bacterium genome includes the window GGACGGGCCACCTCTTCTGGTTCTGGGTCGGGCGGCGGTTCGGCACCCGGTACCTGTTCCCGCGATTCAAACCCTTGCAGGAACGGGTGGACCAGGCGGATCAGGTGATCCGGCGCCACCCCGGAACGGCCATTCTAATCCTCCAGTATCTTTACGGGGCGCGCATCATCGGGGCGATCGCCTTCGGCCTGACCCGCCTCTCCCTGGGCCGCTTCCTTTTTTATGAGGCCCTGAACTGCACGGTCTGGGCCGCGGTCGTGGAGTCGCTCGGATTTTTCATCGGGGAGGGCATCGTCCGGTTCTTCCACGGCTGGGGCCAATGGATGTGGATCGTCCTGACGATTGCGGCGGTGATCTGGATCTTTCCCCACCTCAAACCCGACAATTTCAAACGGGCCAAAAACGGATGAGGGTTCGGGATATCCCTGGGAATCTTTCATCGGTCAATTTGTTCTTGACCAGGACAAGGAATGGGATTATAAATAAAAGTCTACTCTTGATGTATCAAAAACCCGGAATTCACGGAGGATGACAATCAAAGGAGGGCGCCATGGCAGTACGATTGGGAGATATCGTTCCGGATTTCACGGCGGAATCCACGCAGGGAACGATCCGGTTTCATGAGTTCATCGGGGACAACTGGGTGATTTTCTTTTCCCACCCGAAAGATTTTACGCCGGTCTGCACCACCGAACTGGGGGCGGTGGCCAAGCTGAAAAACAAATTCGCCCAGAAGGGCGTCAAGGTCGTCGCACTGAGCGTCGACAACGTGGTGGACCACGAGAAATGGATCAAGGACATCGAGGAAACCCAGCACTGCGTCGTCGACTATCCGATCATCGGCGATCCCGAGCGGAAAGTCGCCGTGCTGTATGACATGATCCATCCCAACGCGATCGATAACATGACCGTCCGATCGGTCTTCATCATCGGGCCGGACAAGAAACTCAAGCTGACCCTGACCTACCCGGCCGCGACGGGACGGAACTTCGACGAGATCTTCCGGGTGGTCGAATCGTTGCAGCTGACGGCGAAGTTCAGCGTTGCGACGCCGGCCGACTGGAAGCCGGGGCAGGACTGCATCATCGCCACGTCCGTCAAGGACGAGGAGATCCCGGCCAAGTTTCCGAAAGGGTACAAGGTCGTCAAGCCCTACCTTCGGACCACGCCTCAGCCCAACCTGTAATGACCTGCGGGGGCGGCCGGTTCCGGCCGTCCCCGCGATTATCCCAAATTGGCCAGTCGCATCCCATTCTTTGACAACCCGCGTCCGGGGATGATATCGTGATGGCTCTGCGTTGTCGTTACGGTAGGGGCGAGGCATGCCTCGCCCCTACGAACAGGTTAATGATTGAAGGTAGGGGCAGGTCCCCGTGCCTGCCCTGAGAATGGGCAACCACAGGGGGTTGCCCCTACATGTGCAAGGACAAAATAATGCTCAAAGTCGTCGGAATGAAGGAGATCAATGCCATCTTCGAGGTGACGGACCGTTTGGGGATCAACCGCGAATGGATCGAGATCCCGCTCGGCCCGGAGTCGCCGGGAAAGGTCCGGAAGCTGCCGAACGGGAAATACGAGATCATCGTGGACGCCGGGGCGCCGATCGAGCAATGGGTCTCCGTGATCGAGGCCGAGCTGAAGAAGATCATGTGAGCATGTTCCGATGTTCGGTGATCACCGCCGCCATGGTTCGGCGGGAGCCCTTCCTGCTCCTATGGAAATTGAAAATTCCCCATTGTGAGGATCAATGCCCGAACCGATCGAAATGAACGATCCGGAAAAGATCAATCAACTCCTGATGAAGATCGCCTTGACCGGAAAAGGCTTCGCGACCGAATGCCTGCTGGCCGAGGTGATCGACGCGGGGATCACCTATCCCGATCATCTTAAAGCCTCCGGCGAGGATCCCGACGCCTCCTACGACGGAAAATCGCCCGCCTGGGCGGTCTACCACGTCCGGCAGGGGAAAAAGGTCTTCATGGTCTACGGCGGCGGGGGGAAGGAGCGGCGGACCCAGGTGACCGAGACGCCCTGAGAAGAAGGATATGACCTCCCGGATTCCATTTCGATTTCATCGAATCTCCAGTTTCTTTTTGCTGACCGTTCTTCTCTCCTGCGGCGGCGGTGGCGGAGGAGGGGGGAGCGGAGGGGGAGTGGCGGCCTTTGTCGCGCCGCCTTCAACCTGCATCGGAACGTTGCCGAATCCGGGACCGGACTCGATAAGCGATCCTCTTTATGCCGATCAATGGCATCTAAAGAATACCGGCCAGGCGGGCGGTACGCCGGGAGAAGATATCAATGTGGAGCCGGTCTGGGCC containing:
- a CDS encoding DedA family protein — protein: MTPILTNLLPKYGLLAVFIGTFLEGEGVLLGAGILAESGLLHPVSVWASAALGAWTGHLFWFWVGRRFGTRYLFPRFKPLQERVDQADQVIRRHPGTAILILQYLYGARIIGAIAFGLTRLSLGRFLFYEALNCTVWAAVVESLGFFIGEGIVRFFHGWGQWMWIVLTIAAVIWIFPHLKPDNFKRAKNG
- a CDS encoding peroxiredoxin, whose translation is MAVRLGDIVPDFTAESTQGTIRFHEFIGDNWVIFFSHPKDFTPVCTTELGAVAKLKNKFAQKGVKVVALSVDNVVDHEKWIKDIEETQHCVVDYPIIGDPERKVAVLYDMIHPNAIDNMTVRSVFIIGPDKKLKLTLTYPAATGRNFDEIFRVVESLQLTAKFSVATPADWKPGQDCIIATSVKDEEIPAKFPKGYKVVKPYLRTTPQPNL